The Niastella koreensis GR20-10 genome includes a window with the following:
- a CDS encoding MBL fold metallo-hydrolase — translation MKVSFTQIDTACMIININGFVIVTDPAFDKEGSVYEGARTLYKTGSPKLQPEDIGPVDLVILSHDQHKDNLDNAGRAFIKTVKQVISTPDAVARLAQGNVTGLNEWESVEIATDKVPGLRITATPCQHAPTHEQTKISGHVIGFMIEWTGQQNGALYVSGDTIYFEGIEEIAKRFKVHTAVLHVGKAGFPLINYMPITFTTEMAIQTVQLMNVEKFIPTHFEGWKHFNEQPEYLYDQVTHSDIKEKLVWLQPGTPTVIEI, via the coding sequence ATGAAAGTCTCCTTCACGCAAATCGACACCGCCTGTATGATTATCAACATCAACGGATTTGTCATTGTTACCGACCCCGCTTTCGATAAAGAAGGCAGCGTTTATGAAGGCGCCCGCACTTTATATAAAACGGGTTCGCCCAAATTACAGCCGGAAGACATCGGACCGGTAGACCTGGTGATCCTCAGCCACGACCAACACAAAGACAACCTGGATAATGCCGGCCGCGCATTTATTAAAACAGTAAAACAGGTTATTTCCACACCTGATGCCGTGGCACGGCTGGCACAGGGAAATGTAACAGGATTGAACGAATGGGAAAGTGTGGAAATTGCAACCGATAAAGTCCCCGGCCTGCGCATCACCGCTACTCCCTGCCAGCATGCGCCTACGCATGAACAAACAAAGATCTCCGGACATGTTATTGGGTTTATGATAGAGTGGACCGGACAGCAAAATGGCGCCCTCTATGTATCGGGCGACACCATTTACTTTGAGGGTATTGAGGAAATCGCCAAACGATTTAAAGTACACACCGCCGTATTGCATGTGGGTAAAGCCGGCTTCCCGCTAATCAATTATATGCCTATTACCTTTACCACTGAAATGGCTATACAAACGGTGCAGTTGATGAACGTGGAGAAATTTATTCCCACACACTTCGAGGGGTGGAAACATTTTAACGAACAGCCTGAATACTTATATGACCAGGTAACCCATTCGGACATTAAAGAAAAACTGGTATGGCTGCAACCGGGTACGCCAACAGTGATTGAGATTTAA
- a CDS encoding polysaccharide lyase has translation MKTLMHKRGNLLRGNQRVLTVSLLLATLAACQKNVTQPKVDDAALNQEVSTKATGNLIWQDNAEGSSLFSTMVTVQTATTYGITASTNEVFQGTKSARFELRDTDPENHSGTRSEIAFPTPTTNNFWYSYALYMPSAEYKDESADEVISQWHGGGGITPAISMRVSNGHLYIRTPDNAKTDLGAIEKDKWHTYVYHIIHSSGSDGLIEIWKDGQKLMTRNGPSMYAITGTFHLPNWKMGIYKSDWNGTGTTTTNLRVLYFDDIRYGSASATYNDMLPIGNATTTPPVTTQPPPVTTPPTTPTTNTSISVTSFNLVNAATEKEVKAITSGSTISLSSLSLKTANVRAVTSGTIANVKFELSGAQSKTSTDAAAPFALMGDDGNGNYFYGNWNPPALGTYTLKATPYDAKGVPGVSKTITFTFSK, from the coding sequence ATGAAAACTTTGATGCACAAAAGAGGCAATTTGTTACGTGGAAATCAGCGTGTGCTGACCGTTTCCCTTTTACTGGCTACATTGGCTGCTTGTCAGAAAAATGTTACTCAACCAAAAGTGGATGATGCTGCTTTAAATCAGGAAGTATCAACCAAAGCCACAGGAAATCTTATTTGGCAGGATAATGCAGAAGGCTCCAGTTTATTCAGTACTATGGTAACTGTACAAACAGCAACAACCTATGGAATCACCGCTTCTACAAATGAAGTATTTCAGGGTACAAAATCGGCTCGTTTTGAGTTGAGAGATACCGATCCCGAAAATCATAGTGGTACAAGGTCTGAAATAGCTTTTCCTACGCCTACTACCAATAATTTCTGGTATTCCTATGCATTGTATATGCCCAGCGCTGAGTATAAAGACGAGTCAGCTGACGAGGTTATCTCTCAATGGCATGGCGGCGGCGGCATTACCCCGGCTATTTCTATGCGGGTATCAAATGGCCATCTTTATATCAGAACACCTGACAATGCAAAGACTGACCTGGGTGCAATTGAAAAAGACAAATGGCATACCTATGTATATCATATCATTCACTCATCAGGTTCTGATGGTTTGATTGAGATCTGGAAAGATGGCCAAAAGCTTATGACTCGTAATGGCCCAAGCATGTATGCAATTACAGGTACTTTCCATCTTCCTAACTGGAAAATGGGTATTTACAAGTCTGATTGGAATGGCACAGGTACAACAACGACCAATCTTCGTGTACTGTATTTCGATGACATCAGATATGGCAGCGCAAGTGCAACCTATAACGACATGTTGCCAATCGGTAATGCTACAACAACACCACCGGTTACCACACAACCACCACCAGTTACTACACCACCAACAACGCCAACAACTAACACCAGCATAAGTGTTACTTCTTTCAACCTGGTAAATGCTGCCACAGAAAAAGAAGTAAAAGCGATCACAAGTGGCTCAACAATCAGCCTGAGCTCGCTGAGCCTTAAAACTGCAAATGTTCGTGCGGTTACATCTGGAACTATTGCTAATGTGAAGTTTGAATTAAGCGGTGCACAAAGCAAAACATCTACTGATGCAGCTGCTCCTTTTGCACTGATGGGCGACGATGGTAACGGTAACTATTTTTATGGTAACTGGAACCCACCAGCTTTGGGTACTTACACCCTGAAAGCAACACCTTATGATGCAAAAGGTGTACCTGGTGTGTCAAAGACCATCACCTTTACATTCTCTAAATAG
- a CDS encoding GNAT family N-acetyltransferase, which produces MSFTASATKSKTVVSLFQQDFEGTELLSGEKVFNLLEDTRFLGEWNHLWKACPWATVFQSPSFVATWYRIYRKDFVPVLIRTTHAGKVTGLLTLAADKNGLITGAGANQAEYQVWLTTDANDEQFIKNALLELRRVFPRRKLLLKYIPAEVPLGWTEKDAQWRRRCFVKTSSHPLMIVNGTHITSELRKKNRKEKINRLSRLGELAFERISNYEEFAAIFDELALQSDFRKGAMYNKIAFKNDPLRKEFLLALFEQNDLHATVLKIDDKIIASNVSLQGPNQVHLQGINSFDAAYARHSPGIIHFLMLGKMLSEEGVKVFDLTPGADPYKDMLATEHTKATTLSIGNNLHGFAGRLKYGIHNFLKNKAIGLGIKAQTLKKTQRDLANYKTKLRNITPAGFTAMSSRFFENLHRRRGVSKCWIVQYPSLPALGLLPVQKDNLQHLLEFDNHETWYSKQEFLSDAMRRLEAGEHGYSWVENGTLLGCAWLTNGRHATAESDTGKTDGWFISLSGLYYHQKGRKRLSLFLQSVAAELAADTVCETFYIVNDCNDQRIFEKAGFNGIDMPELIFEGLTPTDQTNTKSEETGESLVAGKIKPDTDYTIDILTGSAVTELMQNAAFQKSWDQLFENCPWATVYQTTPFITAWYHAYREHHLPVLVRAVKNDQLQGVLPLTLLNVTRKDRHAKGGKLTGAGHYEAEYQVWLAAPADGNAFIQKALTELMKQFPGHPLSLRFIPPGTPLNWVQEVKKWRDSSIVQGYSRPLIHYKTPADVKVGKHHNNKLNKFKKMGDVRFESIKDLETFERSLDEMAVMLDFRQGALFNKNPFLEDPAKKDFLIALFKQQLLHTTVFKVNDKIIAAVIAVLRNNWVYLSGLICHSPLNARSNSPGLLHFQLLTKLLVEEGIQYFDLSPGYDSYKDELATQQDEVQELIISNAPGFRVKRQFRKWLHARMLSRGIRPMTAELTIKKYRYNLKQWRPMPALKRLTKKLRKQEILQQYIINKSTLETGATIPWQRNSLANLLEFNSDKKMGLSRWKFLSDAMYRLEKGQHCFTWPGDDRLLCCIWVTIGEEAITIENSYCHSSAKEWLPAFLKNMVIALGEDKEGGTIQLVAADTQICKAMKIAGFQPAIN; this is translated from the coding sequence ATGTCATTCACAGCATCAGCAACTAAATCAAAAACCGTAGTATCGCTTTTTCAGCAAGATTTTGAAGGGACAGAGTTGTTGTCGGGAGAAAAAGTTTTTAACCTGTTGGAAGATACCAGGTTCCTGGGTGAATGGAACCATCTATGGAAAGCCTGCCCCTGGGCTACGGTTTTTCAGAGCCCTTCTTTCGTGGCCACATGGTATCGGATTTACAGAAAGGATTTCGTTCCTGTATTAATCAGGACTACACATGCAGGAAAGGTAACAGGATTGCTAACGCTGGCTGCAGACAAGAATGGCCTGATAACCGGAGCCGGGGCAAACCAGGCAGAGTATCAGGTATGGCTTACAACAGATGCAAATGACGAACAATTCATTAAAAATGCACTGCTTGAATTACGCAGGGTTTTCCCCCGCAGAAAATTGCTGCTCAAATACATTCCCGCAGAAGTGCCACTGGGCTGGACGGAAAAAGACGCCCAATGGCGCCGGCGCTGCTTTGTAAAAACATCATCACATCCCCTGATGATCGTTAACGGCACGCATATTACCAGTGAACTCAGAAAGAAAAACAGGAAGGAAAAGATCAACAGGCTAAGCAGGCTGGGCGAATTAGCTTTTGAACGGATCAGTAATTATGAAGAGTTCGCTGCCATTTTTGACGAGCTGGCCCTGCAATCTGATTTCAGAAAGGGAGCCATGTACAATAAAATAGCTTTTAAAAACGATCCCTTGAGAAAAGAATTTTTACTGGCGTTGTTTGAACAAAATGATCTTCATGCCACCGTTTTAAAGATCGATGATAAAATAATTGCTTCCAACGTAAGCCTGCAGGGCCCCAACCAGGTGCATTTGCAGGGCATCAACTCTTTTGATGCAGCCTATGCCCGCCATTCGCCCGGTATTATTCATTTTCTGATGCTGGGTAAAATGCTTTCGGAAGAAGGGGTAAAAGTATTTGATCTTACTCCCGGAGCAGATCCTTATAAGGACATGCTGGCGACCGAACATACCAAAGCAACTACGTTGAGTATTGGCAACAACCTTCATGGATTTGCCGGCCGGTTAAAATACGGCATCCACAATTTCCTGAAGAATAAAGCAATTGGCTTGGGGATAAAAGCCCAAACATTAAAAAAGACACAAAGAGATCTTGCTAATTATAAAACAAAACTAAGAAATATAACGCCGGCTGGTTTCACAGCCATGAGCAGCCGTTTTTTTGAAAACCTGCACAGACGCAGAGGTGTATCAAAATGCTGGATCGTTCAATATCCTTCATTGCCAGCCCTGGGCCTGTTGCCGGTTCAAAAAGACAATCTGCAACACCTGCTTGAGTTTGATAACCATGAAACCTGGTATAGTAAGCAGGAATTTCTATCCGACGCCATGCGAAGACTGGAAGCCGGCGAACATGGCTATAGCTGGGTTGAAAACGGAACATTACTGGGATGTGCCTGGCTAACAAACGGCAGGCACGCTACTGCAGAATCTGACACTGGTAAAACCGACGGGTGGTTTATTTCACTGTCAGGGTTATACTACCACCAGAAAGGCCGCAAAAGACTGTCGCTTTTTCTACAATCAGTTGCCGCTGAACTGGCAGCCGATACGGTCTGTGAAACCTTTTATATTGTCAATGACTGCAATGATCAGCGGATCTTTGAAAAGGCAGGGTTCAATGGAATTGACATGCCGGAACTGATCTTTGAAGGCCTTACCCCTACAGATCAGACTAATACGAAATCTGAGGAAACAGGGGAAAGCCTTGTGGCCGGCAAAATAAAGCCTGATACAGATTACACTATAGACATATTAACAGGTTCGGCAGTTACGGAGTTGATGCAGAACGCGGCCTTTCAAAAAAGCTGGGACCAGCTTTTTGAAAACTGTCCCTGGGCTACGGTTTATCAAACCACTCCCTTTATTACAGCCTGGTACCACGCTTATCGCGAGCACCATCTTCCCGTTCTTGTAAGGGCGGTTAAAAATGATCAATTGCAGGGCGTACTGCCATTGACCTTATTAAATGTAACCCGTAAGGACCGGCATGCCAAAGGCGGCAAGCTTACAGGCGCCGGGCATTATGAAGCGGAATACCAGGTTTGGCTGGCAGCACCGGCCGACGGAAATGCGTTCATTCAAAAAGCATTGACGGAATTGATGAAACAATTTCCGGGACATCCCCTTTCGCTGCGCTTTATACCACCGGGCACCCCGCTAAACTGGGTACAGGAAGTAAAGAAATGGCGCGATAGCAGTATTGTACAGGGATATTCCCGTCCATTGATCCATTACAAAACCCCTGCAGATGTGAAGGTGGGAAAACACCATAACAACAAGCTGAACAAGTTTAAAAAAATGGGCGATGTACGATTTGAAAGCATAAAGGACCTGGAAACATTTGAACGCAGCCTGGATGAGATGGCTGTTATGCTCGATTTCAGACAGGGCGCCCTGTTCAATAAGAACCCGTTCCTGGAAGACCCGGCCAAAAAAGATTTCCTGATAGCCCTGTTCAAACAACAGTTGCTTCATACAACTGTATTTAAGGTCAATGACAAAATAATTGCAGCCGTAATTGCGGTGTTAAGAAACAACTGGGTCTATCTCTCAGGGCTCATTTGTCATTCACCTTTAAATGCCCGAAGTAATTCACCTGGTTTGTTGCATTTTCAATTGTTAACAAAACTGCTGGTGGAAGAAGGCATTCAATATTTTGATCTGTCGCCGGGCTACGATTCCTATAAGGATGAACTGGCAACCCAGCAGGACGAAGTACAGGAACTGATCATCAGCAACGCCCCAGGCTTCCGTGTAAAAAGACAATTCAGGAAATGGTTACATGCCCGCATGCTTTCCCGGGGCATCAGGCCCATGACCGCGGAGCTGACGATAAAAAAATATCGCTATAATTTAAAGCAGTGGCGGCCCATGCCAGCTTTAAAGCGGCTGACAAAAAAATTACGTAAACAGGAAATACTGCAACAATATATAATTAATAAGAGTACACTTGAGACAGGCGCAACAATACCCTGGCAAAGGAACAGCCTGGCCAATTTACTGGAATTTAATTCTGATAAAAAGATGGGGTTATCAAGATGGAAATTTCTGTCAGATGCCATGTACCGGCTTGAAAAAGGGCAACATTGTTTTACCTGGCCCGGAGATGACCGGTTGTTGTGTTGTATTTGGGTGACTATTGGGGAAGAAGCGATCACCATAGAAAATTCATATTGCCATTCATCGGCAAAGGAATGGTTACCGGCTTTTCTGAAAAATATGGTTATAGCACTGGGAGAAGATAAAGAAGGGGGTACTATTCAATTGGTAGCTGCAGACACACAAATTTGCAAGGCTATGAAAATTGCGGGATTTCAACCTGCAATTAATTAG
- a CDS encoding tetratricopeptide repeat protein, whose product MTRRPGFRVPFLDLITKCLLLLLPTCSFAQSTGIQLLDDAILLHEKSNNPAAIPLYKKALEQHPENYQCNLEMGNILWETGKLDSALLYFDRAIKIDPSRVEGYLSRAGVFYAMRIFVKGDNDALKALQLQPASGLPYNLLGYSLLERNEYLKAILTLDSAISKDKTIYKAYVNKAGALMNLKRYAEAIAVLDQAIVIKPDYVNAFYNKANAYKLSGDYEQALTECNKLLELDNKNIEGFLLRANVKDDLGDELGAIDDCTLAIALDSNNARAYNERALARFDIQDNSEIITDCNHAIALKPDYYDAYIQRGDAYDNLGDYDKAIADYTKAISLDSTKLIAYREIAASVAKKNDYKVSLNYIRKGLQLEPDNKYLLVHKFQLQQVTGDLTGALTTLNQCIKYFPDSAAIYNYEKMYIFDTLHDYTNACKCAFACLKDGLEDGYDYLLKPQCAAYKKQPLMIAEPFILQSQKEFASGMFYAEIATLTKAIAILPDSASLYYNRGGGKRQLNDFAGAIVDYTKAISLRPKFRDAIVARAVAKTYLDDITGAMIDYQLAIKVDPTYAIVYNNYAILLQHSDSAAAIDNFTKAIQYNKKYAAAYLHRGAFYLTLGKKEAACTDFKKAESLGSDDAKVERLLNCK is encoded by the coding sequence ATGACCCGCCGACCTGGTTTTCGCGTACCCTTCCTCGATCTTATTACCAAATGCCTTTTGCTGCTTTTACCCACCTGCAGCTTCGCCCAATCCACGGGTATTCAATTGTTAGACGATGCCATATTACTGCATGAAAAGAGCAATAATCCCGCGGCTATTCCTTTATACAAAAAAGCCCTTGAACAACATCCTGAAAATTACCAGTGCAACCTGGAAATGGGCAACATATTATGGGAAACCGGAAAACTCGATTCCGCGCTCCTTTATTTTGATCGTGCAATTAAAATTGATCCTTCCAGGGTAGAGGGTTATTTAAGCAGGGCTGGTGTATTTTATGCCATGAGGATATTTGTAAAAGGAGATAACGATGCACTCAAAGCGTTGCAATTGCAACCAGCTTCAGGCCTGCCTTATAACCTGTTAGGGTATTCCTTGTTGGAAAGAAATGAGTATCTGAAAGCGATCCTTACGCTTGACTCCGCCATTTCAAAAGATAAAACTATCTACAAAGCATATGTAAATAAAGCCGGCGCTTTAATGAATCTGAAACGATATGCTGAAGCGATCGCCGTACTTGACCAGGCAATTGTCATAAAGCCGGATTATGTGAACGCATTTTATAACAAAGCCAATGCCTATAAGTTGTCAGGTGATTATGAACAGGCCCTTACCGAATGCAATAAGCTGCTTGAACTGGATAACAAAAACATAGAAGGCTTTCTGTTAAGAGCTAATGTAAAAGACGATCTGGGCGACGAATTAGGCGCTATTGACGATTGCACCCTGGCCATTGCACTTGACTCCAATAACGCAAGGGCTTACAACGAAAGAGCCCTGGCCCGTTTTGATATCCAGGACAACTCAGAAATCATTACAGATTGCAATCATGCCATTGCATTGAAGCCTGATTATTATGATGCATATATTCAAAGAGGAGATGCGTATGACAACCTGGGCGACTACGACAAAGCCATAGCCGATTACACAAAAGCCATCTCGCTAGACTCTACCAAACTCATTGCTTACAGGGAAATTGCAGCTTCTGTTGCGAAAAAAAATGATTATAAAGTATCCCTTAATTATATCCGCAAAGGATTACAGCTGGAGCCGGATAATAAATACCTGCTGGTACATAAGTTCCAGCTTCAACAGGTAACAGGCGATCTTACAGGAGCGCTTACCACCTTAAATCAATGCATAAAATACTTTCCTGACTCAGCAGCGATTTATAATTATGAAAAAATGTACATCTTCGACACCTTACATGATTATACCAATGCCTGTAAATGCGCCTTTGCATGTTTGAAAGACGGTTTGGAAGATGGTTATGATTATTTATTAAAACCACAATGTGCCGCCTATAAAAAACAGCCATTAATGATCGCGGAACCGTTCATACTTCAATCGCAAAAAGAATTTGCCAGCGGAATGTTTTATGCTGAAATTGCCACGCTTACCAAAGCAATTGCGATACTTCCTGACTCTGCCAGCCTGTACTATAACCGGGGCGGGGGAAAAAGGCAACTCAACGATTTTGCCGGGGCCATTGTTGATTATACCAAAGCCATCAGCTTACGGCCTAAATTCCGGGATGCTATAGTAGCACGGGCCGTGGCAAAAACCTATCTGGATGATATAACAGGTGCTATGATTGATTATCAGCTGGCCATCAAAGTTGATCCCACTTACGCCATTGTGTATAACAATTATGCAATATTGCTGCAGCATAGCGACTCCGCTGCAGCAATTGATAATTTTACGAAAGCTATTCAGTATAATAAAAAGTATGCTGCGGCTTACCTGCACAGAGGAGCATTTTATTTAACCCTTGGAAAAAAGGAAGCTGCCTGTACAGACTTTAAAAAAGCAGAATCGCTCGGCTCAGATGATGCTAAAGTAGAACGGCTGCTTAATTGTAAATGA
- a CDS encoding TetR/AcrR family transcriptional regulator, whose amino-acid sequence MTQTTAMAGRPQIFSEEEALEKATQLFWSKGYEATSTDDLLAAMNIGKSSFYNTFKGKRELFEKVIENFVNLSVAGLLKDVQAGTDSVQAIKNFFRKLATAPAGMHQKGCFMGNIVVELSNIDKPLESMAIKRLKKMEQLFLDLVKKSQQTGLLKSKEDPAIIARYLVTMWNGINITRRMYPDPDRLLPLIEMQLSILN is encoded by the coding sequence ATGACGCAAACTACAGCAATGGCAGGCAGACCACAAATATTTTCAGAAGAGGAGGCATTGGAAAAAGCTACCCAGCTTTTCTGGAGCAAGGGCTACGAAGCCACCTCAACTGACGACCTGCTTGCTGCCATGAACATTGGGAAAAGCAGCTTCTATAATACCTTTAAAGGCAAAAGAGAATTGTTTGAAAAGGTAATTGAGAACTTCGTTAATCTGTCTGTGGCCGGTTTATTAAAAGACGTTCAGGCGGGAACAGACTCCGTTCAGGCCATTAAAAATTTCTTCAGAAAGCTGGCCACTGCGCCAGCGGGTATGCATCAGAAGGGTTGTTTTATGGGTAATATTGTGGTTGAGCTATCGAACATCGATAAGCCCCTGGAAAGTATGGCCATTAAACGATTGAAGAAGATGGAGCAACTTTTTCTGGACCTGGTAAAGAAATCACAACAAACAGGACTGCTAAAATCAAAAGAAGACCCTGCCATTATTGCCCGTTACCTGGTTACAATGTGGAATGGTATTAATATTACCCGCAGGATGTACCCTGACCCCGACCGCCTGCTGCCCCTGATTGAGATGCAGCTATCCATACTTAATTAA
- a CDS encoding polysaccharide lyase, whose product MKLQKTVILVLIVLSATFLYGYIKVFHDNAGKSAQPNAHIIYQLGFEDNDPFPSFLSRQTATPYGLQIVETPVYQGKKAARFELRSGDPAIQNGTRTEISFPKPDDKDNLDRWYAFALLFPSVDYDADNSDDVLTQWHQGGKASPAISLRTKNNDLYLRIKPEVDSKDKIELGPIDKDNWHYYIFHIKHSSGADGLIEIFRDGKPVANYNGANMYDLTGDFHAPLWKFGIYKSTWNKGGVSNTTKRVIYFDEIQLGDEHASLADMMVKPN is encoded by the coding sequence GTGAAACTCCAAAAAACTGTTATACTGGTACTGATAGTACTTTCGGCAACCTTCCTGTATGGCTACATAAAAGTATTTCATGACAATGCAGGGAAGTCTGCTCAGCCCAATGCCCATATAATTTACCAGCTGGGGTTTGAAGACAATGATCCCTTCCCTTCATTTTTGTCACGGCAGACAGCTACTCCTTACGGATTGCAGATAGTGGAAACCCCCGTATACCAGGGAAAAAAGGCTGCCCGTTTTGAATTGAGGAGCGGCGACCCTGCCATTCAGAATGGCACAAGGACAGAGATCTCATTTCCCAAACCAGATGACAAAGACAATCTAGACCGCTGGTATGCCTTTGCACTTCTTTTTCCCAGCGTTGATTATGATGCAGACAACAGTGATGATGTGTTAACCCAGTGGCACCAGGGAGGTAAAGCCAGCCCTGCAATAAGTCTTAGAACAAAAAATAATGACCTGTACCTCCGTATTAAACCTGAAGTGGATAGTAAAGACAAAATAGAGTTAGGCCCCATTGATAAAGATAACTGGCATTATTATATATTCCATATCAAACATTCAAGCGGAGCTGACGGCCTGATTGAAATATTCCGCGATGGGAAGCCGGTGGCCAATTACAATGGCGCCAATATGTATGATTTGACTGGTGATTTTCATGCCCCCCTCTGGAAATTTGGTATTTATAAATCTACCTGGAATAAAGGCGGTGTTTCCAATACCACCAAAAGAGTTATATATTTTGATGAAATTCAATTAGGCGACGAGCATGCTTCGTTGGCCGACATGATGGTAAAGCCTAATTAA